AGGATAAATTATGCTTTTTCTTGAAAAGCTTTCAGTTTTTCTGGTGTCGGAAGTCCTTCGTTATCACCAATATTCATAACTTGGATCGCTCCGATTGCATTTCCTCTCTTGACGCTCGTCTGAAGGTCTAATCCCTCTAAGATTCCACTTAACACACCAACAGCAAATCCATCTCCGGCTCCTACTGTATCAACTACTTTTTCGACTTTGTAGCCTGCTACATCAAACTGCTCATTTGCAGTCTGTACATAAGCGCCTTTTGATCCATCTTTAATGATAACTCCTTTCGCTCCCTGTTCCATATAGAAGTCTGCCGCTTTCTCCTTATCGTCCGTTCCTGCAAGGATCTTGCATTCTCCGATTCCCGGAAGTACATAATCCGCCTTCGCTGCAAGCTGATTGATCACGGTACACATAGTCTCTTCATCTTCCCATAATGCCGGTCTTAAATTCGGGTCAAACGTAAGAGGAATTCCAGCTACTTTCGTACGGTCCATGAGACGAAATGTCGCTTCTCTCGCGCTCTTAGAAAGTGCAGGCGGAATGCCCGTCACATGGACAAGTTCCACATCTGTCAAATCAATCGCATCAATTTCCTTTGTTGTAATATGTGATGCAGCAGAACCTTTTCTATAATATGGTGCATACGGATCACTTCCGTCTGTTACACGGTTTTTCAACTGAATTCCCGTTCTGTATACATCATCAAAAGTTACAAGCGCAGTTCCAATATTATTTTTCTTTAATGATTTTTCAATGTAGTGTCCAAATGGATCATCTCCAAGCCTTGTAAGATACTCAACCTTATGTCCTAATCTGGATAATCCAATGGAAACATTTACTTCTGCACCGGACATAGCTCTCGTAAAATGTTCTACGTCTTCCAGAGGTCCTGTTGTATCGGCAATCAGAAGCGCCATTGGCTCACCAAATAAAATCGTTTTTCCCATTTTTCTTTCCTTTCCGACAGACTCTATACTTCTTTTGGCTTTCTTACGAGATGAATCGCAAATCCACCTACTTCTTCTGCCATATAAACTGCCTGTATCTTTCCATTCGGACGATATACAATACTATCTTCATTGAATCCCACACCTTTTCTCTCCAGATATGCTTTTGCACGCTCTACAGAATATGTTGCGATTGCAATGTGTCCTTTCTTTCCAAGGAACGGACTCTTCATCGTTTCCACATATCCTGCTGAGAAAATAGAGCTTGGATTTTCATTTGGAGCAAATCCAAACATTCCGTCAAATGCATCTGCAACTTTATGTGCTTCCACCTCATTAAAACAGTTGATGCCTACATGAGCCAGACGGAATCCAAGCATACTTCTTACAGCCTCTTCTGTCAGTTCTTTAATCTTATCAAAGTTTCCTGCCTCGATTTCTGCAGATGGCACCATCCATGTTCCGCCACACGCCAAAATAAAATCTTCTGCAAGATAATCGCTCACATTAGAAGGATTGATTCCTCCCGTTGGCATAAAACGCATCTGGCT
This window of the Mediterraneibacter butyricigenes genome carries:
- a CDS encoding sugar kinase; protein product: MGKTILFGEPMALLIADTTGPLEDVEHFTRAMSGAEVNVSIGLSRLGHKVEYLTRLGDDPFGHYIEKSLKKNNIGTALVTFDDVYRTGIQLKNRVTDGSDPYAPYYRKGSAASHITTKEIDAIDLTDVELVHVTGIPPALSKSAREATFRLMDRTKVAGIPLTFDPNLRPALWEDEETMCTVINQLAAKADYVLPGIGECKILAGTDDKEKAADFYMEQGAKGVIIKDGSKGAYVQTANEQFDVAGYKVEKVVDTVGAGDGFAVGVLSGILEGLDLQTSVKRGNAIGAIQVMNIGDNEGLPTPEKLKAFQEKA
- a CDS encoding bifunctional 4-hydroxy-2-oxoglutarate aldolase/2-dehydro-3-deoxy-phosphogluconate aldolase, whose protein sequence is MAEELFKQIESMGILPVIKLNDAKDAVPLAKALCEGGLPCAEVTFRTDAAKDSIAAMTEAFPDMLVGAGTVLNAEQVDEAVAAGAKFIVSPGLNPDTVKYCVDKEIPILPGCANPSDIEQAIKYGLKVGKFFPAEAAGGLKAIKAMSAPYSQMRFMPTGGINPSNVSDYLAEDFILACGGTWMVPSAEIEAGNFDKIKELTEEAVRSMLGFRLAHVGINCFNEVEAHKVADAFDGMFGFAPNENPSSIFSAGYVETMKSPFLGKKGHIAIATYSVERAKAYLERKGVGFNEDSIVYRPNGKIQAVYMAEEVGGFAIHLVRKPKEV